One Zestosphaera sp. genomic region harbors:
- a CDS encoding cation-translocating P-type ATPase translates to MEVAEVLKELGSGYEGLTSTEAARRLSIHGRNELISKPRSSISIFLKQFTNFLILVLLAATLVSIFLGEVIDALAILTIVLVMGFSGFIQEFRAEKAIEALKKLVVSEVKVVRDGEIKVIPSTELVPGDVILLGEGDKVPADVRLIESIELRVDESPLTGESEPVPKEHTTPLPPNTELPSRTNMLFMGTYIYSGKCRGVVVATGSKTELGKIAVKLGEIKEKRTLLEVELDRLGRRLGAVILCISVLVFVISYLIVKEPVIESMLLAVALAVAAIPEGLPAIATSVLALGAYRMSEQKIIVRELGAIETLGACDVVASDKTGTITTGEMTVKKVWLSRTELGVSGQGFKPEGEVLLPREFNRSLTKEVEILANYVVAHVGEDASVFREGDTWKIKGSPTEGAALVFAYKVLGHKASDELGKNLETVKTMPFDRFRKRKTTIHRLDGGEFLAISSGAPEVLLSLSRYLRVEGNVAELDAQLRGEVSRYIETIASQGFRTYGIAYRVIDSRTLDAGAEVIENDLVFFAVMGIIDPPREGVREAVEELRRAGIKTIMITGDHKLTAEAVGRLIGLDKGLMLEGKELDSMSDEELERIIDDVVILARVTPEHKRRVVKALQARGHVVAMTGDGVNDALALKEANLGIAMGIKGTDVAKEVSKLIIKDDNFVTISVAVKEGRIIFENLKKPINYLLPANLGEIATILAAELSALPSPLTPAQLLWINVTTDALPALALSAEPPEPDIMDRPPRRMHEAFLTNRKIAYFTLLGALIGITNLLIYRYVLTSYLDISLARTSTYLAIGMSEFGRALVSRSETRHFWFRPHNKWLIPAITLSLVLLASTIYIPALSSIFKTVGLSVELLVLASVTSLPILIIDELRKELRKRI, encoded by the coding sequence ATGGAGGTTGCGGAGGTTCTGAAGGAGTTAGGTAGCGGCTATGAGGGCCTCACATCGACGGAGGCTGCTAGAAGACTCTCAATTCACGGACGTAACGAGCTCATTAGCAAACCTAGATCCTCCATCTCTATATTCCTGAAACAGTTCACCAACTTCCTAATATTGGTTCTCTTAGCAGCCACGCTAGTCTCAATCTTTTTAGGGGAGGTCATAGATGCTCTGGCAATCCTGACTATAGTGCTTGTGATGGGTTTCTCAGGCTTTATACAGGAGTTCAGAGCGGAGAAGGCTATCGAAGCGTTGAAGAAGTTGGTAGTGTCTGAAGTCAAGGTCGTCAGAGACGGTGAAATCAAGGTCATTCCATCAACGGAGTTGGTGCCCGGCGACGTGATCCTCCTCGGCGAAGGCGATAAGGTGCCCGCCGACGTCAGGCTCATAGAGTCAATTGAGTTAAGAGTGGATGAGTCACCTCTGACAGGTGAGTCTGAGCCGGTTCCGAAGGAACACACGACGCCGCTCCCTCCGAATACGGAACTACCCTCAAGGACTAACATGCTCTTCATGGGCACGTACATATATTCAGGTAAATGTAGAGGGGTCGTTGTCGCCACAGGCTCTAAAACGGAGTTAGGCAAGATAGCTGTTAAGCTGGGCGAGATCAAGGAGAAGAGAACCTTACTTGAGGTGGAGTTGGACAGGCTTGGAAGAAGACTCGGCGCTGTGATTCTCTGCATAAGTGTTTTGGTATTCGTTATATCTTACCTAATTGTCAAGGAACCTGTGATTGAATCAATGCTCCTAGCGGTCGCATTAGCTGTGGCCGCCATACCGGAGGGTCTGCCGGCTATAGCGACATCCGTCCTTGCACTAGGTGCCTACAGAATGTCTGAACAAAAAATCATAGTGAGGGAGTTAGGGGCCATAGAAACCTTAGGTGCGTGTGATGTCGTAGCTTCAGATAAAACGGGGACGATAACCACGGGTGAGATGACTGTTAAGAAGGTGTGGCTGAGCAGAACGGAACTCGGCGTGAGTGGTCAGGGCTTCAAACCTGAAGGTGAGGTATTGCTGCCTAGAGAGTTCAATCGCTCATTAACTAAAGAAGTCGAGATATTGGCTAATTACGTCGTCGCGCACGTTGGCGAGGATGCGAGTGTATTCCGCGAAGGGGATACTTGGAAGATTAAGGGCTCACCAACCGAGGGTGCAGCACTAGTCTTCGCTTATAAAGTGCTTGGACATAAGGCGAGTGACGAGCTCGGGAAAAACTTAGAAACAGTTAAGACAATGCCCTTCGACAGGTTCCGAAAGAGGAAAACGACTATTCACAGACTTGATGGAGGAGAGTTCCTTGCCATATCTTCGGGTGCTCCGGAGGTCCTCCTAAGTTTGTCAAGATATCTGAGGGTTGAGGGTAACGTCGCCGAACTCGACGCCCAGCTCAGGGGTGAGGTAAGCAGGTATATAGAGACTATAGCTTCCCAGGGTTTCAGGACCTATGGCATCGCTTATAGAGTTATAGACTCCAGGACGCTCGACGCAGGGGCGGAGGTCATTGAGAACGACCTTGTTTTCTTTGCCGTTATGGGGATTATAGACCCTCCTAGGGAGGGGGTGAGGGAAGCCGTTGAGGAGTTGCGTCGGGCTGGCATAAAGACCATCATGATTACTGGAGATCATAAACTTACAGCGGAGGCGGTAGGTCGGTTAATAGGGCTTGATAAAGGCCTCATGCTTGAGGGTAAGGAACTCGATTCTATGAGTGATGAAGAGTTGGAGAGAATCATTGATGATGTGGTGATTCTGGCCAGAGTAACTCCTGAGCATAAGAGGAGGGTCGTCAAGGCGCTTCAAGCGAGGGGGCATGTGGTCGCCATGACCGGTGACGGCGTTAATGACGCGCTGGCGTTGAAGGAGGCGAACCTGGGTATAGCTATGGGGATTAAAGGAACCGACGTCGCTAAGGAGGTCTCTAAACTCATCATTAAGGACGATAACTTCGTCACTATATCTGTTGCTGTTAAGGAGGGAAGAATAATATTTGAGAATCTCAAGAAGCCTATAAACTACCTCCTGCCGGCAAACCTGGGCGAGATAGCCACCATTTTAGCCGCTGAATTATCTGCCCTGCCGTCACCGTTAACTCCAGCTCAACTACTCTGGATAAACGTGACTACGGACGCGTTACCGGCACTAGCGCTCAGCGCTGAACCACCAGAGCCGGATATAATGGACAGACCGCCTAGAAGAATGCATGAGGCGTTCCTAACCAACAGGAAGATTGCTTACTTCACACTATTAGGTGCCCTAATAGGAATCACCAACTTGCTGATATACCGATATGTCCTTACATCCTATCTAGACATATCGCTGGCAAGGACTTCGACCTACCTAGCGATCGGGATGAGCGAATTTGGACGAGCACTGGTCTCCAGGTCAGAGACCAGACACTTCTGGTTTAGGCCCCATAACAAGTGGTTAATACCGGCCATCACTCTGTCGCTAGTGTTGCTTGCTTCGACGATATACATCCCGGCACTCTCCTCAATCTTCAAAACAGTCGGTCTGTCGGTAGAGTTACTAGTTCTCGCCAGCGTAACATCGTTGCCAATACTAATCATAGATGAGCTGAGGAAGGAGTTGAGGAAGAGGATCTAA
- a CDS encoding cation transporter, protein MRSNDVLGLILTFSTLGGLFKILGGLLYGSRAVFVDALTSIANLIALLLSIRFWRSSLEPPDEDHHFGHYKLAFGGTISTLMVYSFVAGIATFKLLDVGRYSVSLGAPLMALLGVLCYTISVLVSKRFGSIFVHYSAFTVSELIEGAVVILSSLGGAILSYLIDYGGAVVLTIYILHELKGVFNEVLGYISDIAPSAELMDLVRKEFVTNGLHLSELRLRSVDGKHYQGTASVVVESEDDISLVSSRVDNVKKLLGRRGIELVVEIKPEALGRESGE, encoded by the coding sequence TTGAGGAGCAACGACGTACTAGGTCTAATCTTGACGTTCTCGACTCTAGGGGGACTGTTCAAGATCCTAGGAGGTCTGCTCTACGGCTCGAGGGCGGTCTTCGTCGATGCTTTAACCTCTATAGCCAACTTAATAGCTCTACTACTATCAATTAGGTTCTGGAGAAGTAGCTTAGAGCCTCCAGATGAGGATCATCATTTCGGGCACTACAAGCTAGCCTTCGGCGGCACTATATCAACTCTGATGGTTTATTCATTCGTCGCGGGCATAGCCACTTTCAAGTTGCTAGACGTTGGAAGATATTCCGTCTCGCTGGGTGCTCCGCTAATGGCTTTACTGGGTGTTCTTTGCTACACTATTTCCGTACTGGTTTCGAAGAGATTCGGCAGCATATTCGTTCACTACTCAGCATTCACTGTCAGCGAGTTAATAGAGGGTGCAGTGGTGATTCTGTCCTCGCTGGGGGGCGCAATCCTGAGCTACCTGATAGACTACGGCGGTGCGGTAGTGCTTACAATCTACATACTCCACGAGCTGAAGGGGGTTTTTAACGAAGTTTTAGGTTACATCAGCGACATAGCGCCTTCAGCAGAATTAATGGATCTAGTGAGGAAGGAGTTCGTGACGAACGGTCTCCACCTGAGTGAATTGCGCCTTAGGAGTGTGGACGGCAAGCATTATCAAGGTACCGCATCTGTGGTGGTGGAGTCTGAGGATGATATATCGCTCGTAAGTAGCAGAGTTGACAACGTCAAGAAGTTGTTAGGACGTCGTGGTATCGAGCTAGTTGTTGAGATTAAGCCGGAGGCATTAGGGCGGGAGTCGGGTGAGTGA
- the folE gene encoding GTP cyclohydrolase I — protein sequence MGVNEDLNSRRDALKRVIRDFIKLIGDDPERPELMETPERVARMWLEELASGYGQDPDEYLKYFYVNSVDYVSASRLIAVMNIPVRSVCEHHLLPFYGYAHIAYIPGSEVVGLSKFARIVNVFARRLQLQERLTEEIADYLNRKLKTRGLLVIIEAMHTCALVRGIEEPLSMITSSTRGELTTDRELREEAIELINSRRMPPKGLQAS from the coding sequence ATGGGAGTAAATGAAGATCTGAACTCAAGACGTGATGCGTTAAAGAGAGTCATAAGAGACTTTATTAAGCTCATCGGAGACGATCCTGAGCGCCCGGAACTAATGGAAACTCCTGAGAGGGTAGCTAGGATGTGGCTTGAAGAACTGGCTTCCGGATATGGTCAAGACCCAGATGAATACCTTAAATATTTCTACGTCAACTCTGTCGATTATGTGAGCGCCAGCCGACTGATTGCCGTGATGAACATACCGGTTAGATCTGTTTGTGAGCACCACCTGCTGCCGTTTTACGGATACGCCCACATTGCGTACATCCCGGGTAGCGAGGTTGTGGGTTTGAGTAAATTCGCGCGGATAGTTAACGTGTTTGCTAGAAGGCTTCAGCTTCAGGAGAGACTCACGGAGGAGATAGCCGACTACCTGAACAGGAAGCTCAAGACCAGAGGACTTCTGGTGATTATCGAGGCGATGCACACGTGCGCCTTAGTCAGAGGGATTGAGGAACCATTAAGCATGATTACTTCCTCGACGAGGGGCGAGCTGACCACCGATAGAGAGCTGCGTGAGGAAGCCATTGAGTTAATAAACTCTAGGAGGATGCCTCCTAAAGGGTTACAGGCTTCCTGA
- a CDS encoding isoaspartyl peptidase/L-asparaginase, whose amino-acid sequence MRGVVVVHAGAGTWRYLDEALVKKVVTDALTSGAEVLERGGSALESAVEATVKLEDSGVLNAGLGSVLDIRGDISMDAGVMDGWSGKAGAVAAVKYPKNPVVLARKVLELTDHILLAGSAADELAARLELPQHPGPSERARRRYEEALSRIKSGDLIFKKSLELARELGYVDTVGAIALDSEGRLAAAVSTGGVILKFPGRVGDSAIPGAGFFANRYGAAVATGIGETIMMSMLSYRAVKLINEGYLADTAAGMAIQYHTSLYGRDTAGLIVLDCNGNPYGAYNTQAMPWGYIKVESKELMLTGFKRSGSL is encoded by the coding sequence ATGAGGGGAGTGGTGGTTGTTCACGCCGGAGCCGGTACGTGGAGATATCTCGACGAGGCCCTGGTTAAGAAAGTGGTTACGGACGCTTTAACGTCTGGCGCGGAAGTGTTGGAGAGGGGCGGATCAGCCCTCGAGTCTGCCGTTGAAGCCACAGTAAAGCTGGAGGATTCAGGCGTCCTTAACGCGGGATTGGGTTCAGTCCTCGATATAAGGGGGGACATCTCGATGGATGCAGGAGTCATGGATGGATGGAGCGGAAAGGCTGGGGCGGTCGCCGCTGTTAAGTACCCTAAGAACCCGGTAGTACTTGCCCGTAAGGTTCTTGAGCTGACAGATCACATTCTACTTGCTGGAAGCGCTGCCGACGAGCTAGCCGCACGACTAGAGCTACCTCAACACCCAGGTCCCTCTGAGAGAGCTAGAAGGCGATACGAGGAGGCTCTAAGCAGGATTAAATCGGGTGATCTCATCTTCAAAAAGAGTCTTGAATTAGCTCGCGAGCTAGGCTACGTCGACACTGTAGGCGCGATTGCGCTAGATAGTGAGGGTAGGCTGGCTGCGGCAGTATCAACAGGTGGCGTGATCCTCAAGTTCCCAGGACGCGTTGGTGACTCAGCCATTCCCGGCGCCGGGTTCTTCGCTAACAGGTACGGCGCTGCAGTAGCTACGGGTATAGGGGAGACCATAATGATGAGCATGTTGTCGTATAGGGCGGTAAAGTTGATTAACGAGGGGTACCTAGCGGATACTGCAGCCGGTATGGCAATCCAATATCACACGTCACTCTACGGCAGAGACACAGCCGGCCTGATAGTGCTTGACTGTAACGGAAACCCGTATGGGGCATACAACACGCAGGCTATGCCGTGGGGTTATATTAAGGTCGAGTCAAAGGAATTGATGCTGACCGGGTTCAAACGATCAGGAAGCCTGTAA
- a CDS encoding myo-inositol-1-phosphate synthase, which yields MAIRAVLLGSGYVAAHLATGLTRLKKGLIKPYGIPLAKHKLPYNVEDIEIVGVYDVDNSKVGKTLYDVAREVMGDEYPVPEELKTVVVRRGLRRNSTDGLDVEAQGLDDIMGYANGVRTLLEEWMGLGPDVIVNIISTEYGEEYDDETTALKRLEAGDVPATHSYAYVTALYAKRRGRAAFVNVIPTPVANNPGLLKILEDSGVTVFGDDGATGATPLTADLIEHLAQRNRLVEFIVQFNIGGNTDFYALTREDRNRMKELTKSSMVKDILGYEVPTYIRPTGYLEPLGDKKYVAMHIEYLSFNDFRDSIYVNARINDSPALAGILCDLIRLGKISVDRGWRGTVYEVNAFYMKRPGPRGAPNICKTRAYYELLNKFDLE from the coding sequence ATGGCAATTAGAGCAGTGTTGCTAGGTTCTGGGTATGTCGCCGCTCACCTAGCGACAGGCTTGACAAGACTGAAGAAAGGCCTTATTAAACCCTATGGCATACCTCTAGCCAAGCACAAACTGCCCTATAACGTGGAGGACATAGAGATCGTAGGAGTTTACGATGTTGACAACTCTAAAGTTGGTAAGACTTTATATGATGTGGCTAGGGAGGTTATGGGAGATGAGTACCCAGTCCCTGAAGAACTCAAGACCGTAGTTGTTAGAAGGGGGTTAAGGAGGAATTCAACAGATGGACTAGATGTTGAGGCCCAAGGACTCGACGACATCATGGGCTACGCTAACGGCGTGAGAACATTACTTGAAGAGTGGATGGGTCTGGGTCCCGATGTAATAGTAAACATAATATCGACGGAGTACGGTGAGGAGTACGATGATGAGACAACAGCGCTTAAGAGGCTTGAGGCAGGCGATGTGCCGGCCACACACTCATACGCCTACGTGACTGCACTATACGCTAAACGCAGGGGAAGGGCCGCTTTCGTGAACGTGATACCAACACCTGTAGCCAATAATCCAGGACTCCTTAAGATCCTAGAGGACTCAGGAGTTACCGTGTTCGGCGATGACGGAGCCACCGGCGCCACCCCTCTGACGGCGGATCTAATCGAGCATCTGGCGCAGAGGAACAGACTCGTTGAGTTCATAGTTCAGTTCAACATAGGCGGTAACACGGACTTCTACGCGTTAACTAGGGAGGACAGGAACCGCATGAAGGAACTAACTAAGTCCAGCATGGTTAAGGACATACTAGGATATGAAGTGCCTACATACATTAGACCCACTGGCTACCTAGAGCCTTTAGGAGATAAGAAGTATGTTGCAATGCACATAGAATACTTAAGCTTCAACGACTTCAGGGACTCCATATACGTTAATGCGAGGATAAACGACTCACCCGCATTGGCAGGAATATTATGCGACCTAATTAGACTCGGAAAGATCTCAGTGGATAGGGGCTGGAGAGGCACTGTCTATGAGGTCAACGCATTCTACATGAAGAGACCTGGACCGCGCGGCGCGCCCAACATATGTAAAACCAGGGCTTACTATGAGTTGCTCAACAAGTTTGACCTTGAATGA
- a CDS encoding valine--tRNA ligase, producing MTLEPKVRIKRWEPSVEEELLRKWIEEEVKEPEIDFISDDSYVVIDTPPPYPSGEWGVGQAAHYAQIDMVARALRILGHKVLLPFYADRNGLPAEVVVERKYGISAHEIANTSEGRLKFLEMVSSVLDEYESTLVRTWRRLGCSYQYWTEGTDSPNYRRLTQATFMDMWSKGLIYEAERPVMWCPRCRTSLAEAEIEFREEEGKLYHIKFRVAETGEDIVIATTRPELLNGCGAVIFHPDDSRYKHLEGKHAVVPLYDNEVPIIASTYANPDFGTGLAMMCSYGDTRDIWFFKEQEIAPRILINPDGTMNEKSGFLKGLTIRKARDVIADELKKKDHLLKEEFLKHEIPVCWRCKTPVEYIHVKEFFLRQIDFKDEILKIGNMMSFKPPEHKIKFDNWVNSLKMDWPISRTRFYGTEIPIWRCSKCGHILLGRYGEYVRPWIDPPPHDKCPNCGASKEHLLGETRTFDTWFDSSVSVLYVTRWLNNKEAALKALDHSLRPQGYDIIRTWLYYSTLRVWLLAGKPPFKWVRISGMGLDPKGRAMHKSLGNIVPPMPYIEKYGADAFRYWAAASGMLGSDYRWSEGLVRSGQAFATKLVNIGRFISFFDEPPLEDSVLKEVDRAMIKYAVSTVKRVLDHYRELDVFRPINELYTLAWDVFASNYLEIAKMRAYGMGNYDERYVNGARYTLHRVFKLILKALHPIMPFVTDYLWRCMYSPKGLRNVTITDEDLSVLGGDEVLIENLIKVNSAIWKYKKENNISFAEPLEAALYLPQECEKIADEIRDLHKVRTVVVGLPKDVSKAIKLDEGIFLMQM from the coding sequence GTGACGCTGGAGCCGAAGGTTAGGATTAAGAGATGGGAACCCTCTGTAGAGGAGGAGCTGCTTAGGAAATGGATTGAGGAGGAGGTTAAGGAGCCTGAAATAGACTTCATCAGTGACGATAGCTACGTGGTTATAGACACCCCACCACCGTATCCTTCAGGCGAGTGGGGTGTTGGTCAAGCAGCCCATTACGCGCAAATAGACATGGTTGCTCGGGCTCTGAGAATCCTTGGCCATAAAGTCTTGCTACCTTTTTACGCGGATCGAAACGGACTACCGGCAGAGGTAGTTGTTGAGAGGAAATACGGGATCTCGGCACATGAGATTGCAAACACATCTGAAGGCAGACTTAAGTTCCTTGAGATGGTCAGCAGCGTGCTGGACGAGTACGAGTCCACCCTAGTAAGGACTTGGAGGAGATTGGGGTGTTCGTATCAGTACTGGACTGAAGGCACGGATTCACCTAACTACAGGAGGTTGACGCAGGCAACGTTCATGGATATGTGGAGTAAGGGCCTCATATATGAGGCCGAGAGGCCTGTCATGTGGTGCCCTAGGTGCAGGACCTCCCTGGCTGAGGCGGAGATAGAGTTTAGGGAGGAGGAGGGGAAGCTCTACCACATAAAGTTCAGAGTTGCTGAAACAGGGGAGGATATAGTTATAGCGACGACCAGACCTGAGTTGCTTAACGGGTGCGGTGCTGTGATATTCCATCCGGACGACTCCAGATATAAACACCTTGAAGGAAAACACGCGGTGGTGCCCCTCTATGATAACGAAGTGCCTATAATTGCGAGCACGTACGCCAACCCTGACTTCGGCACGGGCTTGGCTATGATGTGTTCCTACGGTGACACTAGAGATATATGGTTCTTTAAAGAACAAGAGATCGCGCCGAGAATACTAATTAACCCGGACGGGACTATGAACGAAAAATCGGGCTTTCTCAAGGGGTTGACAATCAGGAAGGCTCGGGATGTCATAGCGGATGAGCTCAAGAAGAAGGACCATCTCCTGAAGGAGGAGTTCCTAAAACATGAGATCCCGGTATGTTGGAGATGCAAAACACCAGTAGAGTACATCCACGTTAAAGAGTTCTTCCTGAGGCAGATCGACTTCAAGGATGAGATCCTTAAGATAGGCAACATGATGTCTTTCAAACCTCCAGAGCATAAGATCAAGTTCGACAACTGGGTCAACTCGCTCAAGATGGATTGGCCTATCTCAAGGACCAGGTTCTACGGAACTGAAATACCTATATGGAGATGTAGCAAATGCGGTCACATACTCCTCGGAAGGTATGGAGAGTATGTGAGACCTTGGATCGATCCGCCGCCGCACGATAAATGTCCTAACTGCGGGGCCTCTAAGGAACACCTACTAGGTGAGACCAGAACCTTTGACACTTGGTTCGACTCGTCCGTCAGCGTGCTCTATGTAACCAGGTGGCTCAACAATAAGGAGGCCGCTCTTAAAGCCTTGGATCACTCGCTGAGGCCGCAGGGATACGACATAATAAGGACATGGCTTTACTACTCCACGTTAAGAGTGTGGCTACTGGCGGGGAAACCCCCCTTCAAGTGGGTCAGGATATCCGGGATGGGCTTAGATCCTAAGGGGAGAGCCATGCATAAGTCGTTAGGGAATATAGTGCCACCGATGCCCTACATAGAGAAGTATGGTGCTGACGCATTCAGGTATTGGGCGGCTGCGTCCGGAATGCTTGGTAGTGACTACAGATGGTCAGAAGGTCTAGTTAGGAGTGGTCAAGCGTTTGCAACAAAGTTAGTCAACATAGGCAGGTTCATTTCATTCTTCGATGAACCCCCGCTGGAGGATTCAGTGCTGAAGGAGGTGGATAGAGCTATGATTAAATATGCGGTCTCCACAGTCAAGAGGGTTCTCGACCACTACAGAGAGCTTGACGTGTTCAGACCTATAAACGAGCTTTACACATTAGCGTGGGATGTTTTCGCATCCAACTACTTGGAGATCGCTAAGATGAGGGCCTACGGGATGGGCAACTATGACGAGAGGTACGTGAACGGCGCTAGGTACACCCTTCACAGAGTCTTTAAACTCATACTCAAGGCCCTACATCCAATCATGCCCTTCGTGACTGACTACCTATGGAGATGCATGTATTCTCCTAAAGGATTGAGGAACGTCACGATCACAGATGAGGACTTAAGCGTATTAGGCGGTGACGAGGTACTGATAGAGAACTTAATAAAAGTTAACTCGGCGATATGGAAGTATAAGAAGGAGAACAACATATCGTTTGCCGAACCACTGGAGGCCGCCCTATATCTCCCGCAGGAATGCGAGAAAATAGCCGATGAAATCAGAGACCTACATAAAGTCAGAACTGTAGTGGTGGGTCTTCCTAAGGACGTCTCCAAAGCGATTAAGCTGGACGAGGGGATTTTCCTCATGCAAATGTGA
- a CDS encoding radical SAM protein, with translation MQKQTPSNCDEVGCWVGKLPKGCAQCIKGLKSVFFATGICGERCFYCPLSSHRKGSARNYINESLVRDERDILLEILASSSKGVGVTGGDPLIVADYVAEVIRLLKDNLGRRFHVHLYTTGKHLDEKVMNTLVNVGLDELRIHVTGTHSWEALRIALDHNLDVGIENPAVPDFEGLKNMISEGVKFGVDFINLNEMEVSESNYLGIMSKGLRVNSDGLTVAGSRETALRVMAWVLEEGVPVNIHYCPARFKDMYQFRRRLIRRFRAVRMPYETLSIEGTVKWVEVPYSESESLRRLILSGLAVRRGNTVYASVKATKYWRANLPNNCRVVEAYPTTPRRILNTCEI, from the coding sequence ATGCAAAAACAAACCCCAAGCAACTGTGATGAAGTAGGGTGCTGGGTCGGTAAACTCCCTAAGGGATGCGCTCAATGCATTAAAGGTTTGAAGAGCGTCTTCTTCGCCACCGGTATATGTGGTGAGAGATGTTTTTATTGTCCACTCTCAAGTCATAGAAAAGGTAGCGCGAGGAATTACATTAACGAGTCTTTGGTGAGAGATGAACGAGACATACTGCTGGAGATACTGGCGTCGAGCTCCAAAGGCGTAGGGGTAACGGGTGGCGATCCACTCATAGTGGCTGACTACGTTGCTGAAGTCATTAGACTGTTAAAGGATAACCTAGGTCGAAGGTTCCATGTACATCTATACACTACGGGGAAGCATCTCGACGAAAAAGTTATGAACACGTTAGTTAACGTAGGACTCGACGAGCTCAGAATCCACGTTACTGGAACACACTCCTGGGAGGCCTTAAGGATTGCACTAGACCACAACCTAGATGTTGGAATAGAGAATCCGGCCGTCCCAGATTTCGAGGGACTCAAAAACATGATTAGTGAAGGCGTTAAATTCGGTGTGGACTTCATAAATTTGAACGAGATGGAGGTAAGCGAGTCAAACTACTTAGGGATTATGAGTAAAGGTTTAAGGGTGAACAGTGATGGCCTAACGGTGGCCGGGTCAAGGGAGACGGCATTACGTGTTATGGCTTGGGTATTGGAGGAAGGCGTGCCAGTAAACATACACTATTGTCCGGCGAGGTTTAAAGACATGTACCAGTTCAGAAGAAGGTTGATTAGAAGATTCAGGGCGGTCAGGATGCCTTACGAAACCCTCAGCATAGAGGGTACCGTCAAATGGGTTGAGGTACCCTATAGCGAGAGCGAGTCCCTCAGAAGGCTCATCCTCTCAGGACTTGCGGTCCGGCGAGGAAACACAGTCTACGCAAGTGTTAAAGCTACCAAGTACTGGCGTGCAAACCTGCCTAACAATTGCAGGGTCGTTGAGGCTTATCCAACAACACCCAGGAGAATCCTCAACACGTGCGAGATATAA
- a CDS encoding NDP-sugar synthase yields the protein MGVDTAIILAGGYATRLRPLTLTRPKALLPILGRPLLDWILDNLRKAGVKRVIMSVRYMSNLIKDRYGDGSSRQISIEYVEEVNPLGDGGPVPLIVSRFNLDKPFLVIYGDIFTDAPIIDFVKAYMNNGSPASMILTRVENPSRYGVAQVDERGRVVKFIEKPHESPPSNLVNAGVYIFDPSLIKYFPVKRPSKLAVDVLPKLVELGLLHAYIHEGIWLDIGVPTDYLKANLSALKYLMPEGFISPTAEIDQDVEVIQPVFIDEFVRLETGSVIGPYTLIGRNSIVGSSSRIADSLLLDNVVIGSASHMKGVIVGAGSHIGRWARISSGVVLGDEVRVYDEVFITRDVTILPHKELNEDIEEEGKVIL from the coding sequence ATGGGTGTGGATACCGCAATAATTCTTGCAGGCGGCTACGCAACCCGCTTACGACCCCTAACGCTCACAAGACCTAAGGCGTTGTTACCGATTTTAGGGAGACCCCTCCTCGACTGGATACTTGATAACTTGAGGAAAGCCGGCGTTAAGAGGGTGATCATGTCTGTAAGGTATATGAGCAATCTGATTAAGGACAGGTACGGCGATGGGTCGAGTCGCCAGATTAGCATAGAATACGTTGAGGAGGTGAATCCTCTGGGTGATGGAGGACCCGTACCTTTAATAGTAAGCAGATTCAACCTCGACAAGCCTTTCCTAGTCATCTACGGCGACATATTCACTGACGCTCCCATAATCGACTTCGTTAAAGCCTACATGAATAACGGTTCGCCGGCATCCATGATTTTAACGCGTGTTGAGAACCCGTCGAGATATGGGGTAGCTCAAGTTGATGAGAGGGGTAGGGTAGTTAAGTTCATTGAGAAGCCCCATGAATCACCTCCATCGAATCTCGTTAATGCGGGAGTCTACATATTCGACCCTAGCCTGATTAAGTATTTCCCTGTTAAGAGACCCTCCAAACTTGCAGTAGATGTACTCCCTAAACTGGTTGAGTTAGGACTTCTGCATGCCTACATACATGAAGGTATCTGGCTTGACATAGGAGTTCCCACAGACTATCTTAAAGCAAACCTGAGCGCGTTGAAATATCTCATGCCAGAGGGCTTCATATCACCTACAGCTGAGATAGACCAGGATGTCGAAGTGATTCAGCCAGTCTTCATAGATGAGTTTGTCAGACTTGAGACAGGGTCGGTGATAGGTCCTTACACGCTAATAGGGAGGAACTCCATAGTAGGTAGTAGTAGCCGCATAGCCGACTCACTGCTCCTGGATAACGTGGTCATCGGGTCGGCTTCACATATGAAGGGAGTTATAGTCGGTGCTGGATCCCACATAGGTAGGTGGGCCCGGATATCGTCGGGCGTTGTCTTAGGCGATGAGGTTAGGGTATACGATGAGGTCTTCATAACCAGGGACGTTACGATCCTACCGCATAAGGAGTTAAATGAAGACATCGAAGAAGAGGGGAAGGTGATCCTCTGA